The following coding sequences are from one Dermacentor silvarum isolate Dsil-2018 chromosome 4, BIME_Dsil_1.4, whole genome shotgun sequence window:
- the LOC119449387 gene encoding DNA-directed RNA polymerases I and III subunit RPAC2-like isoform X1, translating to MHWFIKIKSPEENEKCRTFLLDDQDHTLGNALRYMIMKNPQVKFCGYAIPHPSERKVHLRIETYGTTAVEALKKGLQDLHEMSEHILKEFEKTVEKHKAKSTMNVE from the exons ATGCATTGGTTCATCAAG ATCAAGTCGCCAGAAGAAAATGAAAAATGCCGGACATTCCTTTTGGATGACCAGGATCATACGCTAGGAAATGCTCTTCGGTATATGATAATGAAGAA CCCACAAGTGAAGTTCTGTGGCTATGCCATACCACACCCCTCTGAAAGGAAGGTACATCTCCGAATAGAAACCTATG GCACAACTGCAGTTGAGGCACTGAAAAAAGGCTTGCAAGACTTGCATGAGATGAGTGAGCACATCCTGAAGGAGTTTGAG AAAACGGtggagaagcacaaagcaaagaGCACAATGAATGTTGAATGA
- the LOC119449387 gene encoding DNA-directed RNA polymerases I and III subunit RPAC2-like isoform X3 codes for MVGCLKVIKSPEENEKCRTFLLDDQDHTLGNALRYMIMKNPQVKFCGYAIPHPSERKVHLRIETYGTTAVEALKKGLQDLHEMSEHILKEFEKTVEKHKAKSTMNVE; via the exons ATGGTTGGATGTTTGAAGGTG ATCAAGTCGCCAGAAGAAAATGAAAAATGCCGGACATTCCTTTTGGATGACCAGGATCATACGCTAGGAAATGCTCTTCGGTATATGATAATGAAGAA CCCACAAGTGAAGTTCTGTGGCTATGCCATACCACACCCCTCTGAAAGGAAGGTACATCTCCGAATAGAAACCTATG GCACAACTGCAGTTGAGGCACTGAAAAAAGGCTTGCAAGACTTGCATGAGATGAGTGAGCACATCCTGAAGGAGTTTGAG AAAACGGtggagaagcacaaagcaaagaGCACAATGAATGTTGAATGA